The following are from one region of the Variovorax sp. V213 genome:
- a CDS encoding energy transducer TonB: MNFRDLSTLQIALGVSVIVHAALLAVRFVDPESFNRVFSETPLEVILVNSKTHDKPDAKTRVMAQTSLAGGGDLERGRATSPLPPSSFTAVGDSIEEARRQVEAMQAQQMQLLAQLKRDLAAMPAPDPRASGDPKEAVAREEKRRQMVELLAEIERRVNEENARPKKRYLSPSTREAAYAIYVDTLRRRIELRGTENFPTAAGKKLYGELKMTITINHDGKLLDTVVDESSGDTTLDRRAKAIVHSIGNFGKFTDAMRKETDQIVLQSRFKFTRDETIELSSQ, encoded by the coding sequence ATGAACTTCAGGGACCTGAGCACGCTGCAGATCGCACTCGGCGTGTCGGTCATCGTGCACGCCGCACTTCTGGCGGTGCGCTTCGTCGACCCCGAGTCGTTCAACCGGGTATTCAGCGAAACACCGCTCGAAGTGATCCTGGTCAACAGCAAGACCCATGACAAGCCCGACGCCAAGACCCGGGTGATGGCGCAGACCTCGCTCGCGGGCGGCGGCGACCTCGAACGGGGCCGCGCCACCAGCCCACTGCCACCGTCGAGCTTCACCGCCGTGGGCGATTCGATCGAGGAAGCGCGGCGCCAGGTCGAGGCCATGCAGGCCCAGCAGATGCAGCTGCTCGCGCAACTCAAGCGCGACCTGGCCGCCATGCCAGCGCCGGACCCGCGCGCCTCGGGCGATCCGAAGGAAGCCGTTGCGCGCGAGGAAAAACGGCGACAGATGGTGGAGCTGCTGGCCGAAATCGAACGGCGCGTGAACGAAGAAAACGCGCGTCCCAAGAAACGCTACCTGAGCCCCTCCACGCGCGAGGCGGCCTATGCCATCTACGTGGACACGTTGCGTCGCCGCATCGAGCTGCGAGGCACCGAGAACTTCCCCACGGCGGCCGGCAAGAAGCTCTATGGCGAGCTCAAGATGACGATCACCATCAACCACGACGGCAAGCTGCTCGATACGGTGGTGGACGAAAGCTCGGGCGACACCACGCTCGACCGCCGTGCCAAGGCCATCGTGCACAGCATCGGCAACTTCGGCAAGTTCACCGATGCGATGCGCAAGGAAACCGACCAGATCGTGCTGCAGTCGCGCTTCAAGTTCACGCGCGACGAAACCATCGAGCTCTCCTCCCAATAG
- the aroE gene encoding shikimate dehydrogenase — protein sequence MDLYCVVGNPVEHSRSPRIHARFAELCGQQMDYSRRLVPIGAFAEGIAGFRREAAERGDTARGCNVTVPFKFDAAAIAQHTSERALLAQAVNTLCFEPDGSIHADNTDGIGLVNDIVHNAGVPLAGCELLLIGAGGAAAGVLGPLLDAGVSRIVVANRTVGKAMSLVQRHAALALRHGATLEAWALDEVPGNFGVVVNATASSLAGDAVPVRAQVLRAGALAVDLMYGPAAAGFMAWAEAHGGVARDGLGMLVEQAAEAFEIWRGVRPPAAQVLAELRASLAAGQ from the coding sequence ATGGACCTGTACTGCGTAGTGGGCAACCCCGTCGAGCACAGCCGCTCGCCCCGCATTCATGCCCGATTTGCCGAGCTCTGCGGCCAACAGATGGACTACAGCCGGCGGCTCGTGCCGATCGGCGCGTTCGCCGAAGGCATTGCCGGCTTCAGGCGCGAGGCCGCCGAGCGCGGCGACACCGCACGCGGCTGCAACGTCACTGTGCCTTTCAAGTTCGACGCCGCCGCCATCGCGCAGCACACCAGCGAGCGAGCGCTGCTCGCGCAGGCGGTCAACACGCTGTGCTTCGAGCCTGACGGCAGCATTCACGCCGACAACACCGACGGCATCGGCCTCGTCAACGACATCGTGCACAACGCCGGCGTACCGCTCGCAGGCTGCGAGCTGCTGCTCATCGGCGCGGGCGGCGCGGCTGCCGGCGTGCTGGGGCCATTGCTCGATGCGGGCGTCTCGCGCATCGTGGTGGCCAACCGGACGGTCGGCAAGGCCATGTCCCTGGTGCAGCGCCATGCCGCCCTGGCACTGCGCCACGGCGCCACGCTCGAAGCATGGGCGCTCGACGAAGTACCCGGCAATTTCGGCGTGGTGGTCAATGCCACGGCCTCCAGCCTGGCGGGCGATGCGGTGCCGGTGCGCGCGCAGGTGCTGCGCGCGGGCGCCCTCGCCGTCGACCTGATGTACGGACCCGCCGCCGCCGGTTTCATGGCCTGGGCCGAAGCGCACGGCGGCGTCGCGCGCGACGGGCTCGGCATGCTGGTCGAGCAGGCGGCCGAGGCGTTCGAGATCTGGCGCGGCGTGCGCCCGCCCGCCGCGCAGGTGCTGGCCGAGCTGCGCGCCTCGCTTGCCGCCGGCCAATGA
- the mtgA gene encoding monofunctional biosynthetic peptidoglycan transglycosylase, protein MKGLLRLVACLLLAGLAMELFFVARIAAMAVVDPQSTAFQRSEAWQIAIHQGSKGAWRQEWVPYTQISDNLKRAVIASEDADFIDHNGVEWEAIERARQRNAKAEELAARRAARAVARGKPVRPVQLRGGSTITQQLAKNLLLSGERTLLRKGQELVLATLLEVLLDKRRILEIYLNNVEWGEGVFGAEAAAQYYFRKPASRLSAGEAARLAVMLPSPKFFERRLGSSYLSGRASTIVARMPAAELP, encoded by the coding sequence ATGAAGGGCCTGCTGCGCCTGGTCGCCTGCCTGCTGTTGGCGGGCCTGGCGATGGAGCTTTTCTTCGTGGCGCGCATCGCGGCCATGGCGGTGGTCGATCCGCAAAGCACCGCGTTCCAGCGCTCCGAAGCCTGGCAGATCGCGATTCACCAGGGCAGCAAGGGCGCATGGCGCCAGGAGTGGGTGCCCTACACGCAGATCAGCGACAACCTCAAGCGTGCCGTCATCGCCAGCGAGGATGCCGACTTCATCGACCACAACGGCGTGGAATGGGAAGCCATCGAGCGCGCGCGGCAGCGCAATGCCAAGGCCGAGGAGCTTGCCGCCCGGCGCGCGGCGCGTGCCGTGGCGCGCGGCAAGCCGGTGCGCCCGGTGCAATTGCGAGGCGGCTCCACCATCACGCAGCAGCTTGCGAAGAACCTGCTGCTCTCGGGCGAGCGCACGCTGCTGCGCAAAGGCCAGGAGCTGGTGCTCGCCACGCTGCTCGAGGTGCTGCTCGACAAGCGCCGCATCCTCGAGATCTATCTCAACAACGTCGAATGGGGCGAAGGCGTGTTCGGCGCCGAGGCGGCGGCCCAGTACTACTTCAGGAAGCCCGCCTCGCGGCTGAGCGCCGGGGAAGCCGCACGACTGGCCGTGATGCTGCCCAGCCCGAAGTTCTTCGAACGCAGGCTCGGCTCTTCTTATCTCAGCGGCCGGGCATCGACGATCGTGGCACGGATGCCGGCAGCCGAGCTGCCCTGA
- a CDS encoding DUF2809 domain-containing protein: MIRGMRWRFDPLSLAWAVALFLVLVLLATVGARWGWLRSFFGDVLAVVWVYLVFKSFVVARVLPLALAALGVGLAVELGQFLASAWHLHIPNRALRIVLGSTADWWDVLAYVIGFAAVLAIEALRDAVRAARLPASVPRSSMPGR; the protein is encoded by the coding sequence ATGATACGGGGCATGCGATGGCGTTTCGATCCTCTTTCTCTGGCGTGGGCGGTGGCCCTGTTCCTTGTTCTCGTGCTGCTGGCCACCGTCGGTGCGCGCTGGGGCTGGTTGCGGAGTTTCTTCGGCGACGTGCTGGCCGTGGTGTGGGTCTACCTCGTCTTCAAGAGCTTCGTCGTTGCGCGCGTGCTGCCGCTGGCGCTGGCGGCGCTCGGCGTAGGCTTGGCGGTCGAGTTGGGGCAGTTCCTGGCATCGGCCTGGCACCTGCACATTCCGAACCGCGCCCTGCGCATCGTGCTCGGCAGCACGGCCGACTGGTGGGATGTGCTGGCCTACGTGATCGGCTTTGCAGCCGTGCTGGCCATCGAGGCGCTTCGGGATGCCGTCAGGGCAGCTCGGCTGCCGGCATCCGTGCCACGATCGTCGATGCCCGGCCGCTGA
- a CDS encoding lysophospholipid acyltransferase family protein: protein MLAKLTGWLLLGIVRLLTGAQARWYGCPPKAEQRIYFANHQSHADLVMIWAALPEELRSITRPIAARDYWANTPFKRWITTEVFNAVYVERAAAAPGSAAPAPAETEVPPPPARAVAAPPAERIEPSMEPLLPIAPFLVDVTPEAVDEVQGRLDLPAPPPPPPPPPPPPPPPAQPPATENTAPSAPAAAPAPDPIAPLVEALRSGDSIIIFPEGTRGHTGEPQKFKSGLYTLATMFPEVVLVPAWIDNVQRVMPKGEIVPVPILCSVTFGAPIRVEEGEERRPFLDRARAAVIALRDV from the coding sequence ATGCTGGCAAAGCTCACGGGTTGGTTGTTGTTGGGGATCGTCCGCTTGCTCACGGGGGCCCAGGCACGGTGGTACGGCTGTCCGCCCAAGGCCGAGCAGCGCATCTATTTCGCCAACCACCAGAGCCACGCCGACCTCGTGATGATCTGGGCCGCGCTGCCCGAGGAACTGCGCAGCATCACGCGGCCGATTGCGGCGCGCGACTACTGGGCCAACACGCCGTTCAAGCGCTGGATCACGACCGAGGTGTTCAACGCGGTGTATGTGGAGCGCGCGGCCGCGGCGCCCGGCTCGGCTGCACCCGCCCCGGCGGAAACCGAGGTCCCGCCGCCGCCTGCACGTGCCGTCGCCGCACCGCCGGCCGAGCGCATCGAACCCTCGATGGAACCGCTGCTGCCGATCGCACCGTTCCTGGTCGACGTCACTCCCGAGGCGGTGGACGAAGTACAGGGGCGGCTCGACCTCCCTGCTCCGCCACCACCGCCACCACCACCACCACCGCCGCCTCCCCCTCCGGCCCAGCCCCCGGCCACGGAAAACACGGCGCCGTCAGCCCCCGCTGCAGCCCCCGCGCCCGATCCGATTGCACCGCTGGTCGAGGCGCTGCGCAGCGGCGATTCGATCATCATCTTTCCCGAAGGCACGCGCGGCCACACCGGGGAGCCGCAAAAATTCAAGTCGGGCCTCTACACGCTCGCGACGATGTTTCCCGAGGTGGTGCTGGTGCCCGCGTGGATCGACAACGTGCAGCGCGTCATGCCCAAGGGCGAGATCGTGCCGGTGCCGATCCTGTGCTCCGTCACTTTCGGTGCGCCGATCCGCGTCGAGGAAGGCGAAGAGCGCCGTCCCTTCCTCGATCGCGCCCGTGCCGCCGTGATCGCATTGCGCGACGTCTGA
- a CDS encoding phosphatidate cytidylyltransferase translates to MNQFLRSLTPTQQVAALFLIVFGLLVIVSTTAFFLTFRERRNPVHDAAWQAELAHYRKLLGTTWFMVIVFWVGWALGETVATVLFALIAFFALREFITLSPTRRGDHRSLILAFFVVLPIQFWLVATARFDLFTVFIPVYVFLAIPVASALADDPSHFLERNAKLQWGIMVCVYGMSHVPALLLLSFPGYEGKSAFLVFFLVFVVQTSVLVQHVISRRTQRKPFAPNVSRSFNWTSWGIGIGVASLVGALFSFITPFKFGQALAVSVIACIAGSMGHLVMKALKRDRGIPNWGKKGVGVTGANGLLDRVDALCFAAPIFFHSIRWYFNL, encoded by the coding sequence ATGAACCAGTTCCTGCGCAGCCTCACCCCGACCCAGCAGGTCGCGGCCCTTTTTCTCATCGTCTTCGGCCTGCTCGTGATCGTGAGCACCACGGCCTTCTTCCTGACCTTCAGGGAACGCCGCAACCCCGTGCACGACGCCGCCTGGCAAGCCGAGCTGGCGCACTACCGCAAGCTGCTGGGCACCACCTGGTTCATGGTGATCGTGTTCTGGGTCGGCTGGGCCTTGGGCGAAACGGTGGCCACCGTGCTGTTCGCGCTCATCGCCTTCTTTGCGCTGCGCGAGTTCATCACGCTCTCGCCCACGCGGCGCGGCGACCACCGCAGCCTGATCCTCGCGTTCTTCGTGGTGCTGCCGATCCAGTTCTGGCTCGTGGCCACCGCGCGCTTCGACCTGTTCACCGTGTTCATTCCGGTCTACGTGTTCCTCGCGATCCCGGTCGCGAGCGCGCTGGCCGACGACCCGAGCCATTTTCTCGAGCGCAACGCCAAGCTGCAGTGGGGCATCATGGTCTGCGTCTACGGCATGAGCCACGTGCCGGCACTGCTGCTCCTGAGCTTTCCGGGCTACGAGGGCAAGAGCGCCTTTCTCGTGTTCTTCCTGGTGTTCGTGGTGCAGACCTCGGTGCTGGTGCAACACGTGATTTCGCGCCGCACGCAGCGCAAGCCCTTTGCGCCCAACGTGAGCCGCAGCTTCAACTGGACCAGCTGGGGCATCGGCATTGGGGTGGCCAGCCTGGTGGGTGCGCTGTTCTCGTTCATCACGCCTTTCAAGTTCGGCCAGGCGCTCGCGGTGTCCGTCATCGCCTGCATCGCGGGCTCGATGGGCCACCTGGTGATGAAGGCGCTCAAGCGCGATCGCGGCATTCCCAACTGGGGCAAGAAGGGCGTGGGCGTGACGGGTGCGAACGGCCTGCTCGACCGCGTCGACGCGCTGTGCTTCGCGGCGCCCATCTTCTTTCACTCGATCCGCTGGTACTTCAACCTCTGA
- the ruvC gene encoding crossover junction endodeoxyribonuclease RuvC — MRILGIDPGLLTTGFGVVDADGHALRYVASGTISTRHLGSGNLPARLKVLFDGIAEITARYQPDASAVEIIFVNVNPQSTLLLGQARGACVTSLVNSNLTVAEYTALQMKKAVAGHGQAAKAQVQEMVKRLLDLPGLPGADAADALGIAITHAQVGRSMARLAEAAELSKTHAGTYRQGRSR, encoded by the coding sequence ATGCGCATTCTCGGCATCGACCCCGGCCTTCTGACCACCGGCTTCGGCGTGGTGGATGCGGACGGCCATGCGCTGCGCTATGTCGCGAGCGGCACCATCAGCACGCGGCACCTGGGCAGCGGCAATCTTCCGGCGCGCCTCAAGGTGCTGTTCGATGGCATCGCCGAAATCACCGCGCGCTACCAGCCCGATGCCTCGGCCGTCGAGATCATCTTCGTCAACGTCAACCCGCAATCGACGCTGCTGCTGGGCCAGGCGCGCGGCGCCTGTGTGACCTCGCTGGTGAACAGCAACCTCACGGTGGCCGAATACACGGCCCTGCAGATGAAGAAGGCCGTGGCCGGCCACGGCCAGGCCGCCAAGGCCCAGGTGCAGGAGATGGTGAAGCGCCTGCTCGACCTGCCGGGACTGCCGGGCGCCGATGCTGCCGACGCGCTGGGCATTGCCATCACGCATGCGCAGGTGGGCCGGTCGATGGCGCGGCTGGCCGAAGCTGCCGAGCTGTCGAAGACCCACGCCGGCACCTACCGACAGGGACGTTCGCGCTGA
- the glyA gene encoding serine hydroxymethyltransferase has product MPAALQRRPWVPAASEEHVLAIAGDAAARDAAGVVAEIERLVDDNHRIHDREGLNLNPATNVMNPAAEALLSRGLGSRASLGYPGDKYEAGLEAIERIEVIAAELAAEVFGSKFAEVRVSSGALSNLYVFMATCQPGDTIIAPPPAIGGHVTHHAAGAAGLYGLKTVPAPVDADGYTVDVAALARLAREVRPRLITIGGSLNLFPHPVPAMREIADSVGAKLLFDAAHLSGMVAGKAWPQPLEEGAHAVTMSTYKSLGGPAGGLIVSNDAALMERIDAIAYPGLTANSDAGRTAALARGLLDWKVHGRVYAEAMRDTAQALARALDAEGLPVFAKARGFTQSHQFAVAAARWGGGQQAAKKLARGGLLACGIGLPMAPVEGDVNGLRLGVPEIVRLGFTPEDMPQLASWIARALEGDAASVAAEVRERRTRQGGLRYIVR; this is encoded by the coding sequence ATGCCCGCCGCCCTCCAACGCCGCCCCTGGGTTCCCGCCGCCAGCGAAGAGCATGTGCTCGCAATTGCCGGAGATGCCGCCGCGCGAGATGCCGCGGGTGTGGTGGCCGAGATCGAAAGGCTGGTCGACGACAACCACCGCATCCACGACCGGGAGGGGCTGAACCTCAACCCCGCCACCAACGTGATGAACCCGGCCGCGGAGGCGCTGCTGTCGCGCGGGCTGGGCTCGCGCGCGTCGCTCGGCTATCCAGGCGACAAGTACGAGGCGGGCCTGGAGGCCATCGAGCGCATCGAGGTCATCGCGGCAGAGCTGGCTGCCGAGGTGTTCGGCTCGAAGTTCGCCGAAGTGCGCGTGAGCTCCGGAGCGCTGTCGAATCTCTACGTGTTCATGGCGACCTGCCAGCCGGGCGACACCATCATTGCGCCGCCGCCGGCCATCGGCGGCCATGTCACGCACCATGCGGCGGGCGCGGCCGGGCTCTACGGACTGAAGACCGTGCCGGCGCCGGTCGATGCCGACGGATACACCGTCGACGTGGCCGCGCTGGCAAGGCTGGCGCGCGAAGTGAGGCCCAGGCTCATCACCATCGGCGGCAGCCTGAACCTCTTTCCGCACCCGGTGCCGGCGATGCGCGAGATTGCGGACAGCGTGGGCGCCAAGCTGCTCTTTGATGCCGCGCACCTGTCGGGCATGGTGGCCGGCAAGGCCTGGCCACAGCCGCTCGAGGAGGGCGCGCATGCGGTCACCATGAGCACCTACAAGAGTCTCGGCGGCCCGGCGGGCGGGCTGATCGTGTCGAACGACGCAGCGCTGATGGAGCGCATCGACGCCATCGCCTACCCTGGCCTCACCGCCAATTCCGATGCGGGGCGCACCGCGGCGCTGGCCCGCGGCCTGCTCGACTGGAAAGTGCATGGCAGGGTGTATGCAGAGGCCATGCGCGACACCGCGCAGGCGCTTGCGCGTGCCCTCGATGCCGAGGGATTGCCGGTGTTCGCCAAGGCGCGCGGCTTCACGCAATCGCATCAGTTCGCTGTAGCGGCCGCGCGCTGGGGCGGGGGCCAGCAGGCCGCGAAGAAACTCGCCCGCGGCGGCCTGTTGGCCTGCGGCATCGGCCTGCCCATGGCGCCGGTCGAAGGGGACGTCAACGGCTTGCGACTCGGCGTACCGGAAATCGTGCGGCTCGGTTTCACGCCCGAAGACATGCCGCAGCTTGCCTCGTGGATCGCCCGCGCGCTCGAAGGGGACGCGGCCTCCGTGGCCGCCGAGGTGCGCGAGCGCCGCACACGCCAGGGCGGCCTGCGCTACATCGTTCGCTGA
- a CDS encoding LysR family transcriptional regulator: MPLAPPRPRLPPHTAVRAFEAAARHGSFARAAEELFVTPAAVAQQIKALETWAGGALFERHSQGIRLSAHGRRALPALSAAVDQLGLAVQSLRHETQTAARRSTLQVAALPAVAQLWLSPRLSRLKAALPGVQVSVTALEQPPNFRREPFDLGLFYARAGDHIETAVGAQGMMLARDRLLPVCSPRVQQALQSSRPRPLDDLVDVLARCGGLHDTVWHDDWARWLQAARPGTAAAEADALAAGPDFSLYSLALQAALDGEGVLMGRERLVAPLLAQGRLHAPWGRPKALGDTLMLLVPMHRKGPLLAQQVQALQALAA, from the coding sequence ATGCCACTCGCGCCGCCCCGCCCTCGCCTGCCGCCGCACACGGCCGTCCGCGCCTTCGAGGCCGCAGCGCGCCACGGCAGCTTCGCGCGTGCGGCCGAAGAGCTGTTCGTCACGCCGGCCGCCGTCGCGCAGCAGATCAAGGCGCTGGAAACCTGGGCCGGCGGCGCGCTGTTCGAGCGCCACAGCCAGGGCATTCGCCTCAGTGCGCACGGACGGCGCGCATTGCCCGCCCTCAGCGCCGCGGTCGACCAGCTCGGCCTTGCCGTTCAGTCGCTGCGCCACGAAACCCAGACCGCGGCGCGGCGCAGCACGCTGCAGGTGGCGGCCCTGCCGGCCGTGGCGCAGCTGTGGCTGTCGCCCCGGCTCTCGCGGCTGAAGGCGGCGCTGCCGGGCGTGCAGGTCTCCGTGACGGCGCTCGAGCAACCGCCGAACTTCCGGCGCGAGCCTTTCGACCTCGGGCTGTTCTATGCGCGAGCCGGCGATCACATCGAAACGGCTGTCGGCGCGCAGGGCATGATGCTCGCGCGTGACCGGCTCTTGCCGGTGTGCAGCCCGCGCGTCCAGCAGGCGTTGCAGAGCAGTCGCCCGCGCCCGCTCGATGACCTGGTCGATGTGCTGGCCCGCTGCGGCGGATTGCACGACACCGTGTGGCACGACGACTGGGCGCGCTGGCTGCAGGCCGCGCGTCCCGGCACTGCCGCGGCCGAGGCCGACGCGCTGGCCGCAGGCCCGGACTTCTCGCTCTACAGCCTTGCGCTGCAGGCGGCGCTCGACGGCGAAGGCGTGCTCATGGGCCGCGAGCGGCTGGTGGCGCCACTGCTGGCACAGGGCAGGCTGCATGCGCCCTGGGGACGGCCGAAGGCACTGGGAGACACGCTCATGCTGCTGGTGCCCATGCACCGCAAGGGCCCGCTGCTGGCGCAGCAGGTACAGGCGTTGCAGGCCTTGGCTGCTTAG
- the lpxC gene encoding UDP-3-O-acyl-N-acetylglucosamine deacetylase produces MLQQRTLKSISRAVGVGLHSGQRVELTLRPAPADTGIVFRRVDLSEPVDIRMTAEAVTDTRLASTVSTGGAKVQTVEHLMSACAGLGIDNLFIDITADEVPILDGSASSFVFLLQSAGIELQKAPRRFIRVTRKVEVREGEGANEKWASLEPYHGYKLSFEIDFDHRVVNSTGQRVEFDLGKDSYSRDIARARTFGFTKEVEYMRSKGLALGGGLDNAIVMDDTKVLNAGGLRYDDEFVKHKILDAMGDLYIIGKPLLAAYTAFRSGHALNNKLLRELLANSDAYEVVTFEDEKRAPRGFGEVARAW; encoded by the coding sequence GTGCTGCAACAACGAACCCTCAAGTCGATCAGCCGCGCCGTGGGCGTGGGGCTTCACAGCGGACAACGCGTGGAGCTGACGCTGCGCCCCGCTCCGGCGGACACCGGCATCGTGTTCCGGCGCGTCGACCTGTCCGAGCCGGTCGACATCCGCATGACCGCTGAAGCGGTGACCGACACGCGCCTGGCCTCCACGGTCTCGACCGGCGGGGCGAAGGTGCAGACGGTCGAACACCTGATGTCGGCCTGCGCGGGCCTGGGCATCGACAACCTCTTCATCGACATCACGGCCGACGAGGTGCCGATCCTCGACGGCTCGGCCTCGTCCTTCGTGTTCCTGCTGCAAAGCGCGGGCATCGAGCTGCAGAAGGCGCCGCGCCGCTTCATCCGCGTGACCCGCAAGGTCGAGGTGCGCGAGGGCGAAGGTGCCAACGAGAAATGGGCGAGCCTGGAGCCGTACCACGGCTACAAGCTGAGCTTCGAGATCGATTTCGATCACCGCGTGGTCAATTCCACCGGCCAGCGCGTGGAGTTCGATCTCGGCAAGGACTCCTACAGCCGGGACATCGCACGCGCGCGCACCTTCGGCTTCACGAAGGAAGTCGAATACATGCGAAGCAAGGGCCTGGCGCTCGGCGGCGGCCTGGACAACGCCATCGTGATGGACGACACCAAGGTGCTCAATGCGGGGGGCCTGCGCTACGACGACGAGTTCGTGAAGCACAAGATCCTCGACGCCATGGGTGACCTGTACATCATCGGCAAGCCGCTGCTCGCGGCCTACACCGCGTTCCGCTCGGGCCATGCGCTCAACAACAAGCTGCTGCGCGAGCTGCTCGCGAACAGCGACGCCTACGAGGTCGTGACCTTCGAAGACGAGAAGCGCGCACCGCGCGGTTTCGGCGAAGTGGCGCGGGCCTGGTAG
- the ftsZ gene encoding cell division protein FtsZ encodes MTIEMIEVEEFNQGTQIKVIGVGGGGGNAVAHMMERGVQGVQFVCANTDAQALQRSNAHKIIQLGTSGLGAGSKPDKGRDAAEAAVDDIRAAIDGAHMLFITAGMGGGTGTGAAPVIARVAKEMGILTVGVVTKPFDWEGGRRMTNADAGLAELEANVDSLIVVLNEKLLDVLGEDITQDEAFAHANDVLKNAVGGISEIINEYGGVNVDFEDVRTVMGEPGKAMMGTAAAAGPDRARIAAEQAVACPLLEGIDLSGAKGVLVLVTASKGSLKLNESKLAMNTIRAYASPDAHVIYGAAYDESLGDQMRVTVVATGLSRADARRQAPTLEVIRTGTDNIPFNVPTLGTGHAGHGGHSVSQPNYDGMAVPSVWRTNRTMAAAKVDALSSGGMDDFEIPAFLRRQAD; translated from the coding sequence ATGACCATCGAAATGATCGAAGTCGAAGAATTCAATCAAGGCACTCAGATCAAGGTGATTGGTGTCGGCGGCGGCGGCGGCAATGCCGTCGCGCACATGATGGAACGTGGCGTGCAGGGTGTGCAGTTCGTTTGCGCCAACACCGATGCGCAGGCGCTCCAGCGCAGCAATGCCCACAAGATCATCCAGCTGGGCACCAGCGGCCTCGGCGCGGGCAGCAAGCCCGACAAGGGCCGTGACGCAGCCGAAGCCGCGGTGGACGACATCCGCGCCGCCATCGACGGCGCGCACATGCTGTTCATCACGGCCGGCATGGGCGGCGGCACCGGCACCGGCGCCGCACCCGTGATCGCGCGCGTCGCCAAGGAAATGGGCATTCTCACGGTGGGCGTGGTGACCAAGCCCTTCGACTGGGAAGGCGGGCGCCGCATGACCAACGCCGACGCCGGCCTGGCCGAGCTCGAGGCGAACGTCGATTCGCTGATCGTGGTGCTCAACGAGAAGCTGCTCGACGTGCTGGGCGAAGACATCACCCAGGACGAAGCCTTCGCGCACGCCAACGACGTGCTCAAGAACGCCGTGGGCGGCATCTCGGAAATCATCAACGAGTACGGCGGCGTGAACGTCGACTTCGAAGACGTGCGCACCGTGATGGGCGAGCCTGGCAAGGCCATGATGGGCACGGCCGCCGCTGCCGGCCCGGACCGCGCGCGCATCGCCGCCGAACAGGCCGTGGCCTGCCCGCTGCTCGAAGGCATCGACCTTTCGGGCGCCAAGGGCGTGCTGGTGCTGGTGACCGCATCGAAGGGCTCGCTGAAGCTGAACGAGTCGAAGCTGGCGATGAACACCATCCGCGCCTATGCCTCGCCCGACGCACACGTGATCTACGGCGCCGCCTACGACGAAAGCCTGGGCGACCAGATGCGCGTGACGGTGGTCGCCACCGGCCTCTCGCGCGCCGATGCACGCCGCCAGGCACCGACGCTCGAGGTCATCCGCACCGGCACCGACAACATCCCGTTCAACGTGCCGACGCTCGGCACGGGCCATGCGGGCCACGGCGGCCACAGCGTGAGCCAGCCGAACTACGACGGCATGGCGGTTCCCAGCGTGTGGCGCACCAACCGCACGATGGCTGCCGCCAAGGTGGACGCGCTGTCTTCGGGCGGCATGGACGACTTCGAGATTCCTGCATTCCTGCGCCGTCAAGCCGATTGA